ATTACTTCCCTTAGAGAACTATGGGTAGCCAGCGAAGACGATGATTTCAATGTGGAACACTTCATGAAGCTAAAATCTCTTGAATACCTACATCTGGAAATGGACGGCATTACTAATAAGCAGTTGTTGGAACTGGTGCTTGGTTGCCCACGCCTACGGGTCTTGAATGTGTTAGATTGCCCAAATATTAATTCCGATTTCATTTCTTTACTAAATCGTTCTTCGAAGAAGCTTAAGGAAACCAATCGTGAAAAAATtacaatatatttaaatgGCTCTTATGTGGATTGGGAAGAAAACTCCAGCTTTAAAATTGATAACATACACATCATAAATGGCTATTTAAAATCTTCTATTTTAATAGAAAAGGAGTTCGATATTCCATAAAAATTATTCCGACGCCGATAGCTTTTAATATCAATCAGGATTACTTCATTAATACCTGCAGCCAGCCCAACTCACAGTGAAATATTTAAGAAGTATAAACAAACATTAAATTACGCAATAAACTcataggttttttttatgcCAAGACCTTAGAAACTCCCAGACACTACCCGAAAGCAATACACAAGCTCTTGGCATagaaaattcaattcaattcaaggGACCGGGACCAGGCCATGGCAGAAACGGAAACTTGAAAGGTAAGCACCCGCACCGAACCCAACCAGACCCGGGATGTACGACtaatttcatattcatatgcATATTCAGACCAACTGCCGGCTGAGGATGCAGGATGAGGAACTGGAGACCCTTGGAGAAAAGCAACAACCCAAAAACTATAGCCCAacacttttcaaaaattaaatatcttaaaaataatgtgAGAAAAATGcgccaaataaataatttttgtaccTAAACCCAAAGACCCACTACTAGAGTATGAAATGAGGATGAGGACGAGGTAGGTTGGCCTTGGCTCTAAGGAGTATGGGGTGGATATTATCCCCATTTTGTTGGGCAGTGCATAAACAAAGCCGGGAAGGCTCTTCTCCTTATTAGAAGAGTGCGATGCCATGTGTACCACCGATCTCCACCCAGATCGCACAACCTGTAGAGTAGTGCTTTCGTATGTCTGAACAAGTCGTGAGTTACTGGGAAAACAGGATAGCCCAGCTATTCCCTATCCATTCGTAAAAATCGATCTCTCCCTCATTGGTCTCGGCCTCGAAGATGGGAAACTGATCGCCAATATTTAAATCCTTGTTCGTTTCCATTAAATCCATTAGCAGGAAAAGAATTTCGAAAAATAGCATTCGACAAAGCGCGGCCAGTGAGACCCTTTCACAAAACCAGGGATGCAAAAAATAAGTACAATAGGGACCCTATCACAAATACTTCTCAAAATCAAGGATGCAAAAAATACAATAGACCGACGTGGTAAAAACCTggtaatataaataaatttaacaaacaaatcaaattatttttgccaatatATGCCATCCCCCTGGTTAAGCCTCGGAAGCGAACAGCTGACTGATAACAATTGACCGCGTTGCCAACTATCGCAAAGATGAATCAGCTGCGTTTCTCCCAAAAACTGTGTTCCACCGTTTTCCCGACAATTAATTCATTTAATCAAGCACCGAGAAGAGGACGAACCAATTGAAAGCAATAAGCGATGGATTTCACGACCTTCGTTAAGCCCACAAACGGAGGTGGCGATGCCGAAGCTAGCAACAAGTCTCTGCAGTTCTGGAAGCATGTCGAGTACATTGAGAATCATGGAAAACAGGAGGACGACTACGAATACTGTATGACAGAGTTCTTGCGCATGTCGGGCATATACTGGGGCACCACTGCCCTGGACATAATGGGTCAGCTGGATCGCTTGGAACGAAAGTTCATCATTGACTTTGTGAAGCGGTGTCAGTGCCCCACCACTGGAGGATTCTCTCCCTGCGAGGGTCACGATCCCCATTTGTTGTATACCCTGTCGGCGGTGCAAATCCTGTGCACCTACGATGCTCTGGATGAGATTGATTGTGATGCTGTGGTGCGTTTCGTCGTAGGATTACAGCAACCGGACGGCAGTTTCTTCGGAGACAAGTGGGGCGAAGTGGACACTCGATTCAGTTTCTGTGCCGTGGCCACACTGACGCTGCTCCAGCGCCTGGAGCAGAGCATTGATGTGGAGAAGGCGGTCAAGTTCGTACTATCCTGCTGCAATCAGACAGATGGTGGTTTTGGATCCAAGCCGGGAGCCGAGTCGCATGCAGGTTAGTCACTACCCAACCATGGAGCTCAATCCAAGATTAATAAATTCTGTATTGTAGGCCTCATCTACTGCTGCGTGGGTTTCTTCTCGCTAACGAATCGTTTGCACCTCCTGGACGTGGACAAGCTGGGCTGGTGGCTGTGCGAGCGTCAGCTGCCGTCAGGCGGTCTTAACGGCCGGCCGGAAAAGCTGCCTGACGTCTGTTACTCCTGGTGGGTGCTCGCTTCATTGACCATTATGGGTCGCCTGCACTGGATCAGTTCCGAGAAGCTCCAGCAGTTCATCCTCTCTTGCCAGGATTTGGAAACTGGTGGCTTCTCCGATCGCACTGGCAACATGCCCGATATATTCCACACCCTGTTTGGCATCGGTGGCCTGTCGCTGCTTGGACATTCCGGCTTGAAGCCCATAAACCCAACGCTATGCATGCCGCAGTATATTATAGATCGGCTAGGCATTAAGCCACAGATACTGGCGAGGTCGTGAGAACCtttgttttagtttatttGTAGACCTCTCCTCCCCCAATcgttttttaccaa
This region of Drosophila bipectinata strain 14024-0381.07 chromosome 2L, DbipHiC1v2, whole genome shotgun sequence genomic DNA includes:
- the RabGGTb gene encoding geranylgeranyl transferase type-2 subunit beta → MDFTTFVKPTNGGGDAEASNKSLQFWKHVEYIENHGKQEDDYEYCMTEFLRMSGIYWGTTALDIMGQLDRLERKFIIDFVKRCQCPTTGGFSPCEGHDPHLLYTLSAVQILCTYDALDEIDCDAVVRFVVGLQQPDGSFFGDKWGEVDTRFSFCAVATLTLLQRLEQSIDVEKAVKFVLSCCNQTDGGFGSKPGAESHAGLIYCCVGFFSLTNRLHLLDVDKLGWWLCERQLPSGGLNGRPEKLPDVCYSWWVLASLTIMGRLHWISSEKLQQFILSCQDLETGGFSDRTGNMPDIFHTLFGIGGLSLLGHSGLKPINPTLCMPQYIIDRLGIKPQILARS